The Huiozyma naganishii CBS 8797 chromosome 3, complete genome genome contains a region encoding:
- the PXL1 gene encoding Pxl1p (similar to Saccharomyces cerevisiae PXL1 (YKR090W); ancestral locus Anc_5.691) — translation MYGSPFPPLNPKVRYKTALERAGFDVNRDELAAAAARRRSPERTLRSVTSPVAALDTAGPPRVVEHAHRGDTNQYAQLNKKPSPASFYPSGQPWAGDVRVGSAPVAGTHDRGQENSTYGAERYSEGAETSGNPYAGVAQPTVNPYAQASNQTNANPYGGSANYQTAQYGDTQPVEDTPNLFTMNEPAFQPNNGVAHDAMDPIEKSFMMLTQSDSKSILGSEPPQNLHRSPANTASPHTSAGKTHAKSIDNLNLEPNAQLSIAVESPLNLGLERTSRQVDPLASRPDSTSQKLLQTFNVEETTPNLGHDSSTNLQVEQLIAQLDDVSLSRNERLDTGMGPPNSLQQHQRAKKSSAYMSGFPAKQIQKPVVNTDSIYQPSQLASRDSSESSASEQSFTYAPNIRTGPGQGYGGVRGQLGRHSNESDFYASSSTSLXXXXXXLLGEPRQDVTTTTPEPPRKIYPPGEGPCRGCNLEIHGRGVCSKRQNELSGQWHRECFHCSSCDVRFNRRTTCYIFNDAPYCQRHYHEANGSICNVCDDIIEGECLENDKRQRYHVKCLKCFLCHQLITKDYYIFNGTVPLCGNHDMDALLRDGLSPLEDSTHEPKTNHNNVISKRRTRLINYD, via the coding sequence ATGTACGGCTCGCCATTCCCGCCTTTGAACCCGAAGGTACGGTACAAGACCGCGCTTGAGCGGGCAGGTTTCGACGTGAACAGAGACGAGTTGGCCGCTGCAGCGGCCAGGAGACGGTCCCCGGAGCGCACGCTACGGTCTGTGACAAGTCCAGTTGCAGCGCTGGACACAGCGGGCCCACCGCGCGTGGTGGAGCACGCTCACAGAGGGGATACGAACCAGTACGCgcaattgaacaagaaaccGTCCCCAGCGTCGTTCTACCCGAGTGGGCAGCCCTGGGCGGGAGACGTACGAGTCGGTAGTGCACCAGTGGCAGGGACCCACGACAGGGGCCAAGAGAATAGTACATATGGTGCGGAACGATATAGCGAGGGAGCGGAAACCAGTGGAAACCCGTATGCGGGGGTGGCACAACCAACGGTCAACCCGTATGCTCAGGCGAGTAACCAGACCAACGCTAACCCTTACGGTGGTTCTGCAAACTACCAGACAGCGCAATACGGGGACACACAGCCCGTCGAGGATACACCGAACTTGTTTACGATGAACGAACCGGCATTCCAGCCAAACAACGGTGTAGCGCACGACGCTATGGACCCAATTGAGAAGAGCTTCATGATGCTCACGCAGAGTGACAGCAAAAGCATACTGGGCTCGGAGCCCCCACAAAACTTGCATCGCTCCCCGGCAAACACAGCGTCGCCGCATACTTCAGCGGGGAAGACGCACGCCAAGAGCATAGACAACTTGAACCTCGAACCGAACGCACAGCTCAGTATTGCCGTGGAAAGTCCGCTGAATCTTGGGTTAGAGCGTACTTCGAGGCAAGTGGACCCGTTGGCCTCACGTCCTGACAGCACATCGCAGAAACTGCTGCAGACTTTCAACGTCGAAGAAACAACGCCTAATCTGGGCCACGACTCCTCGACGAACTTACAAGTGGAACAACTAATAGCACAGCTGGATGACGTTTCGCTGTCCCGCAACGAGAGGCTCGACACGGGGATGGGACCACCAAACTCTttacaacaacaccagcGGGCCAAGAAATCTAGCGCGTACATGTCCGGTTTCCCGGCGAAACAGATCCAGAAACCAGTAGTGAACACAGACTCCATATATCAGCCAAGCCAACTTGCCTCCCGCGACAGTTCCGAGTCCAGCGCGAGCGAACAGAGTTTCACGTACGCCCCAAATATCCGCACAGGGCCCGGCCAGGGCTACGGCGGAGTGCGTGGACAACTGGGCCGCCACAGCAACGAGTCCGACTTCTAtgcgtcgtcgtcgacgtCCCTNNNNNNNNNNNNNNNNNNNTTGCTAGGGGAACCCCGCCAGGATGTGACAACCACCACGCCGGAGCCACCTCGAAAGATTTACCCGCCAGGCGAGGGCCCCTGCAGAGGGTGCAATCTGGAAATCCATGGCAGGGGTGTCTGCTCGAAACGGCAGAACGAACTGTCCGGCCAATGGCACAGGGAATGCTTCCACTGTTCCAGCTGCGACGTCAGATTCAACAGGAGAACCACATGCTACATTTTCAATGACGCACCGTACTGCCAGAGACACTACCACGAGGCAAACGGGTCCATCTGTAATGTCTGTGACGACATCATCGAGGGCGAGTGCCTCGAAAACGATAAGAGACAGCGCTACCACGTCAAGTGCCTCAAGTGTTTCCTATGCCACCAATTGATAACAAAGGACTACTACATTTTCAACGGGACCGTTCCGCTATGTGGGAACCACGACATGGATGCGCTACTAAGAGACGGTCTCTCGCCATTGGAGGACTCCACGCATGAGCCAAAGACCAACCACAATAACGTCATCTCCAAGAGAAGGACAAGACTGATAAACTACGATTAA
- the KNAG0C06560 gene encoding uncharacterized protein, with protein MAPTTRLRKLNLVPCYIPKKLRYPKTGWGKSVRLNTSHFPPPKKTKKTHNHQRDATLSGCTSVHFGVTPYRDKNSENSNKTRTVFPLETQSQLTNAQRGLRCREELVTQFLLLLFSYPERERVRKNNAVRRADLSRYLHCNPVSMQSRFLCQCCNGESPQRQSVRYCAGGCGRYRNRGTLPLAYCQGRKEKNCDTL; from the coding sequence ATGgcaccaacaacaagacTCAGAAAGCTGAATTTGGTGCCGTGTTATATACCAAAAAAACTACGCTACCCCAAGACGGGGTGGGGGAAGAGTGTAAGATTGAACACTTCCCACTTCCCACCCCCTaagaaaacgaagaagacTCACAATCACCAACGAGACGCGACGTTATCAGGATGCACCTCCGTGCACTTCGGTGTCACGCCTTATCGGGACAAAAACTCAgagaacagcaacaaaacGAGAACTGTTTTCCCACTGGAAACACAATCGCAATTGACAAACGCACAGAGAGGTCTGCGATGTCGAGAGGAATTAGTGACACAAtttctgctgttgctgttttcgTACccagaaagagaaagagttCGCAAAAATAATGCCGTTCGACGAGCGGATTTATCTCGTTATCTGCACTGCAATCCAGTCTCGATGCAGTCAAGATTTTTGTGTCAGTGTTGCAATGGAGAAAGCCCGCAGAGACAGAGTGTGCGATACTGCGCGGGCGGGTGCGGCCGATACCGGAACCGAGGGACTCTTCCTCTTGCATATTGCCAGGgcagaaaagagaaaaacTGTGACACATTATGA
- the TGL4 gene encoding triacylglycerol lipase (similar to Saccharomyces cerevisiae TGL4 (YKR089C) and TGL5 (YOR081C); ancestral locus Anc_5.690), protein MEVMSALLSVRGMDVSRGFIARYYGREAETGQALQGTQGTVATLAAEGSDDDEVDDVGEVGLLSRFRMFCYRLFVGDYERDVMIKELQAQRTHAASYTEWRQAATELDMLTGKQQWKLHRESSLYDYELVESVLGKMRRARLNGDLEQLLYLVRTNWVRNLGNMGNVNLYRHSYIGTKTLIDEYMSESRLCVAALIEAEELDDTYVIGILQQTRRNIGRTALVLSGGGTFGLFHVGVLATLFELDSLPRVISGSSAGAIVASILSVHNKEELPSLLENIMSTDFNIFKDDSEKSEGENFLIKMSRFFKNGTWFDNKHLVHTMISFLGDLTFREAYNRTGKILNITVSPASLFEQPRLLNNLTAPNVLIWSAVCASCSLPGIFPSSPLFEKDPRTGRKREWNGSSSVKFVDGSVDNDLPISRLSEMFNVDHIIACQVNIHVVPFLKLSVSCVGGEIEDEFSARLRQHMATLYKFMSDEVIHLLEIGSEIGIAKNTLTKFRSVLSQQYSGDITILPDLSMLARINELLSNPTKEFLLREFTNGARTTWPKISIIENHCGQEFLLDKAISLMKGKMIVSSSLKNPLQFADLPIGLIKSASPNMPQNEVRKWGVNRGKQRGEESNTVLDDNLLETESTNSLLLLRENPNVNNNGDQLQEKLNGCTAGRSQSAHRRKSDSGANANLRKKYSSKSFSITSPPSRILSSNSYYQRHATNHGFSRTTHGKRSTGHIMFPMERRGWNTVMIDSPRRDSLLHSPANGSKDYYQNKMEWRSPYKRESPLGSASSSSFAHGWGGRPRSGTFDHKLITNSVSAEETRRNSADVYLQRYGTAAVPFEDDKDSTDSEPALPSPKGTKLETTGQEQESSTAPEDVELSPETSIVLPEASKLPLQDSSSSSSEQ, encoded by the coding sequence ATGGAAGTTATGTCTGCGTTGCTGTCCGTGCGCGGCATGGACGTCTCACGTGGGTTTATAGCGCGGTACTACGGGAGGGAAGCAGAGACTGGGCAGGCCTTACAGGGGACACAAGGTACGGTGGCGACGCTAGCGGCCGAAGGCagtgacgatgacgaggttgatgatgttggTGAAGTTGGGCTTCTTTCCCGGTTCAGGATGTTCTGCTACCGGCTGTTTGTGGGCGACTACGAGCGGGACGTGATGATCAAGGAGTTACAAGCGCAGCGGACTCATGCGGCGTCGTACACGGAGTGGAGACAGGCCGCGACAGAGCTGGATATGCTCACGGGGAAGCAACAGTGGAAGCTGCACCGGGAGTCGTCCCTATACGACTACGAGCTTGTTGAGAGCGTCTTGGGGAAGATGCGGCGCGCAAGGCTTAATGGGGACCTCGAACAACTACTCTACCTCGTGCGAACCAACTGGGTGCGCAATTTGGGGAATATGGGGAACGTGAACTTGTACCGGCACTCTTACATCGGCACGAAGACACTCATCGACGAGTATATGAGCGAGTCGCGACTCTGCGTCGCGGCGCTCATCGAGGCCGAAGAACTCGATGACACGTACGTCATTGGGATCCTGCAACAGACGCGCAGGAATATTGGTAGGACCGCGCTTGTGCTCAGTGGAGGTGGTACTTTCGGACTCTTCCACGTTGGGGTCCTAGCGACGCTCTTCGAACTGGACTCTTTACCCCGGGTCATCAGCGGCAGCAGCGCGGGCGCGATCGTCGCATCCATCCTTTCTGTGCACAACAAGGAGGAACTGCCTAGTCTACTAGAGAATATCATGAGCACAGActtcaacatcttcaaagacgacAGCGAGAAGTCAGAGGGGGAGAACTTCCTCATCAAGATGTCCCggttcttcaaaaacggGACCTGGTTCGACAACAAGCACCTCGTCCACACGATGATTTCATTCTTGGGGGACCTTACATTTAGGGAGGCGTACAACAGGACAGGCAAGATCCTCAACATTACAGTGTCCCCAGCGTCGCTCTTCGAACAACCACGACTGCTCAACAATCTGACAGCACCGAACGTGCTCATCTGGTCCGCCGTGTGCGCCTCATGCTCACTTCCGGGGATTTTCCCCTCATCACCtttgtttgaaaaggacCCGAGGACGGGCAGGAAGCGGGAGTGGAACGGCAGCTCCTCTGTAAAGTTCGTTGACGGATCCGTCGACAACGACCTTCCGATCTCGAGACTCTCTGAGATGTTTAACGTCGACCACATTATCGCATGCCAGGTAAACATTCACGTCGTGCCCTTCCTGAAACTGTCTGTCTCCTGCGTTGGGGGTGAAATAGAGGATGAGTTCAGCGCAAGGCTCAGACAGCACATGGCGACTCTGTACAAGTTCATGTCCGACGAGGTGATCCATTTGCTCGAGATCGGTAGTGAGATCGGTATCGCAAAGAACACGCTGACCAAGTTCAGGTCCGTCCTGTCGCAGCAGTACTCCGGAGACATCACCATCCTTCCAGATCTGAGCATGCTCGCACGCATAAACGAACTGCTGTCGAACCCAACAAAGGAGTTCCTTCTCCGGGAATTCACCAACGGTGCACGGACCACCTGGCCCAAGATATCGATCATCGAGAACCACTGCGGACAGGAGTTTCTCCTGGACAAAGCCATCTCGCTCATGAAGGGCAAAATGATCGTGTCGTCCTCACTAAAGAACCCATTGCAATTTGCGGACCTCCCCATCGGGCTGATCAAGTCCGCGTCTCCGAACATGCCTCAGAACGAGGTACGGAAGTGGGGGGTGAACAGGGGCAAGCAACGTGGGGAAGAATCCAACACAGTACTGGACGACAACTTGCTAGAGACGGAGTCCACAAACTCGCTACTGCTGTTGCGCGAGAACCCGAACgtgaacaacaacggcgACCAACTAcaggagaaactgaacgGGTGCACAGCGGGGCGCTCTCAAAGCGCACACAGGCGCAAATCGGATTCAGGCGCCAACGCGAATTTGCGCAAGAAGTACTCCTCTAAGTCCTTCAGCATCACCTCACCGCCGTCCCGCATCCTCAGCTCAAACTCGTACTACCAACGGCACGCGACGAACCACGGGTTCTCCAGGACCACACACGGGAAGAGAAGCACGGGCCACATCATGTTCCCCATGGAACGACGCGGTTGGAACACGGTGATGATCGACTCCCCGCGGAGGGACTCGCTACTGCACTCGCCAGCGAACGGCAGCAAGGACTACTATCAGAACAAAATGGAGTGGAGGTCCCCCTACAAGAGGGAAAGCCCACTGGGGTccgcgtcgtcgtcatcgttTGCCCACGGCTGGGGCGGGAGACCAAGATCCGGCACGTTCGACCACAAACTGATCACAAACAGCGTGTCCGCCGAGGAGACAAGGCGCAACAGCGCAGACGTTTACCTCCAGCGGTACGGTACCGCTGCAGTGCCCTTTGAGGACGACAAAGACAGCACGGACTCAGAGCCGGCGCTGCCCTCGCCCAAGGGCACGAAACTCGAGACCACGGGACAAGAACAGGAGAGCAGCACCGCACCGGAAGACGTGGAGCTTTCTCCGGAGACAAGCATCGTGTTGCCAGAGGCTTCGAAACTGCCGCTTCaagacagcagcagcagcagcagcgaaCAGTGA
- the SRP40 gene encoding Srp40p (similar to Saccharomyces cerevisiae SRP40 (YKR092C); ancestral locus Anc_5.694) has product MGSSKVVAKGEKAPKLSAKEKAKEDSDSFSTSASSSSNTSESDSDSESSSSDETSSSSSSSSSGSSSSSESENSDSSSSSSSSSSVSSSSSSDSGSSSSSSDSSSDSSSSSSSSDSDSESSSSSSSSSSSSSSSSSSSSSSSSSSESGSGSDSSSSSSSSSSSESGSDSDSSSSSSSSSSSSSSSSSSSSDSDSDSDSSSSSSSSSSSSESSSDSDSDTDSSTSSSTSSGSESENTAKRPRENEESTSSKSSTAEPTPEPETKRNKLNISAGTDEIKEGQRRHFSRIEREKIAFEAWELTDNTYKGAAGTWGEMANERLGRVRGKDFTKNKNKMKRGSYRGGSITMATGSYKFTD; this is encoded by the coding sequence ATGGGCTCGAGTAAAGTGGTTGCTAAAGGTGAAAAGGCACCAAAGTTGAGCGCCAAGGAGAAGGCGAAGGAGGATAGCGACTCGTTCTCGACGTCTgcgagcagcagcagcaacacTTCGGAATCCGATTCAGATTCGGAATCTTCCTCTTCGGACGAaacttcgtcgtcgtcgtcatcgtcgtcatctggcagcagcagtagcagcGAGTCTGAGAATTCAGATTCTTCTTCgtccagcagcagcagcagcagcgtttcatcgtcatcctcgaGTGATTCGGGTTCCAGTTCGAGCTCCTCGGACTCTTCTTCAGACTCTTCGAGCTCATCCTCCAGTTCTGACTCGGACTCAGAATCTAGTtccagttccagttccagttccagttctagttccagttccagttctagttccagttccagttctAGCTCTTCGGAGTCCGGTTCCGGTTCCGACTCCAGCTCTAGCTCCAGTTCCTCAAGCTCTTCGGAGTCCGGTTCAGACTCAGActccagttccagttccagttctAGTTCTAGTTCTAGTTCTAGTTCTAGTTCCAGCTCTTCTGATTCTGATTCTGATTCTGACTCCAGCTCCAGCTCCAGCTCCAGCTCTAGCTCTTCGGAGTCCAGTTCAGATTCAGACTCAGACACAGACTCCAGCACCAGCTCCAGCACCAGCTCTGGCTCCGAAAGCGAAAACACTGCTAAAAGACCTCGCGAGAATGAGGAATCCACGTCGTCCAAGTCGTCAACCGCAGAACCCACGCCGGAACCTGAAACGAAAAGGAACAAGCTTAACATTTCCGCCGGTACTGATGAGATAAAAGAGGGCCAGAGGAGGCACTTTTCCCGTATagagagggagaagatTGCATTTGAGGCATGGGAGTTGACGGATAACACGTACAAGGGCGCTGCGGGGACGTGGGGGGAGATGGCCAACGAAAGACTTGGCCGCGTCCGCGGGAAGGACTtcaccaagaacaaaaacaaaatgaagaGAGGGTCCTACAGAGGTGGGTCCATCACCATGGCGACAGGGTCCTACAAGTTCACCGATTGA